A genomic segment from Phragmites australis chromosome 6, lpPhrAust1.1, whole genome shotgun sequence encodes:
- the LOC133922307 gene encoding uncharacterized protein LOC133922307, whose product MPGSQNGRPRPAKAETIHGLARTGDLAGVQRKLRENPILLNDKNPVMCQTPLHVAAGYNNTEIVKFLLNWQGTETVDLEAKNMYGETPLHMAVKNSCCESTNLLLEHGAHIEAKANNGMTPLHLAVWHALQAGDCSTVSVLLSYNADCFAKDDEGKIPLNHIPGGVGSEQLLKLLSRHMEEQRKKKALMSCCEGKAMAEFEEAISQIVGLQELKMQLRRWARGMLFDEKRRAMGLGIASRRAPHMAFLGNPGTGKTMVARILGKLLHMVGILPTDKVTEVQRTDLVGEFVGHTGPKTRRKIQNAEGGILFVDEAYRLIPMQKSDDKDYGLEALEEIMSVMDNGKIVVIFAGYCEPMKRVISSNDGFCRRVTKFFYFDDFSTTELAEILHMKMNCPSESSLLYGFKLHPSCSIEVIGELIARETTEERRKQMNGGLVDTLLNNARENLDLRLDFNCDNADTIITITLEDLEAGLRQISRQRQLQ is encoded by the exons ATGCCGGGGAGCCAGAACgggcggccgcggccggccaAGGCCGAGACCATCCACGGCCTCGCGCGCACCGGCGACCTTGCCGGCGTCCAGAGGAAGCTGCGGGAGAACCCCATCCTCCTCAACGACAAGAACCCCGTG ATGTGTCAAACACCACTTCATGTTGCTGCTGGCTACAATAATACAGAAATAGTCAAGTTCTTGCTTAATTGGCAAGGTACAGAAACGGTTGATCTGGAGGCAAAGAACATG TATGGAGAGACTCCTCTACATATGGCAGTGAAAAATAGTTGTTGCGAATCAACAAACCTACTCCTTGAACATGGTGCACACATAGAAGCCAAAGCCAAT AACGGCATGACACCATTGCATTTAGCTGTCTGGCATGCACTTCAAGCTGGAGATTGCAGTACCGTCAGTGTGTTGTTAAGCTACAACGCGGATTGCTTTGCAAAAGATGAT GAAGGAAAAATTCCCTTAAATCATATTCCAGGAGGAGTTGGTAGTGAGCAATTGCTGAAGCTCCTCAGTCGTCATATGGAAgagcaaagaaaaaagaaagccCTCATGTCATGCTGCGAAGGGAAAGCAATGGCAGAGTTTGAAGAGGCCATATCACAAATCGTTGGACTGCAAGAGCTAAAAATGCAATTACGTCGATGGGCAAGAGGAATGCTTTTTGATGAGAAGCGACGGGCTATGGGCTTAGGGATTGCTAGCAGAAGAGCTCCCCATATGGCATTTCTTGGCAATCCAGGAACTG GCAAAACTATGGTTGCTCGAATCCTTGGAAAGCTCCTTCATATGGTTGGAATTCTCCCTACTGACAAAGTAACTGAAGTTCAGCGAACTGATCTTGTTGGAGAATTTGTCGGGCATACTGGACCAAAGACTAGGAGGAAG ATACAGAACGCTGAGGGAGGTATTCTTTTCGTTGATGAAGCTTACAGGTTGATACCAATGCAAAAATCTGATGATAAGGATTATGGTTTAGAAGCCCTGGAGGAGATAATGTCTGTAATGGACAATGGCAAGATAGTTGTCATATTTGCTGGGTACTGTGAGCCAATGAAGCGTGTCATCTCCTCAAATGATGGCTTCTGTAGGAGGGTCACAAAATTCTTCTATTTTGACGATTTCAGCACAACAGAATTAGCAGAGATCCTGCATATGAAGATGAATTGCCCAAGTGAGAGTAGTTTGCTTTATGGGTTCAAGCTGCACCCAAGCTGCAGCATTGAGGTCATCGGAGAGCTGATTGCCAGAGAAACCACTGAAGAGCGTCGGAAACAGATGAATGGAGGCCTTGTAGACACTCTGCTTAACAATGCCCGCGAGAACCTGGATCTGCGTCTTGATTTCAACTGCGATAATGCTGATACTATCATCACGATCACGTTGGAAGACCTGGAAGCAGGCCTTAGGCAGATCTCCAGACAACGTCAGTTGCAGTGA